Within the Gracilinema caldarium DSM 7334 genome, the region CATCCACCGGCATAGCCTGATTTTCCAGCGGAAAGGCAAGTTCTTCCTCTACAGTGGGGGTGATGATTTGGGCTTCGGGGTTTTGCAGGACCAGGGCTTTGCGGGTGTAGGACAGCCTGAGACTACCCGTGAGTTCCCCACCCACATAGTCCGGTACAAGTCCTGCAAGGATGGCCAGAAGGGTCGATTTTCCGCTTCCGGAAGGTCCGTGCAGGAGCAGGCGGTCCCCCCGGTGGATACTCAACCTAATGTCCTTAAGCAGGGGCTTGCGCCTGCCGGGAAAACGGAATGACAGGTCTTCCAGCCGAATGAGTTCCATAATATACCACCAGGAATAGCCCGTTGGAGGCCCTATTCCCTGTCTCCAGCCTGTTCATCCCGCACCAGGTCGTCAGCACAGCGCAGGTTTGATGCAACACCGGTGCGGATAATGCCCCGGCCGATCCGGTAGGCCAGCCAGCCAGCCCAGAAGAGGCCGCCGACGGAGACGGACACAATCTGGATGGGCCAGATCCAGGCCTGGAGGGTCCAGTACTGGCTGTAAAAGAAGTCCAGTACATATGAAAAGATTGATGAAACGAGGGCCGCCAGGAGCATGGTGGGTAAATTCCATTTCTTATACCGGGTAGCGGCGAAAACCACCTCCGCCCCCAGGCCCTGTACGAGGCCCCAAATGGCCGCGGTGATACCCCACTGGGTAATAAAGCCTTCGAGGATAGCTGCCAGGACTTCGCCGAGCAGGGCCGCCCCGGGCCGCCGGATGATAAAGGCTACCAGGGTCCCGCCGATGAACCAGACCCCTGCAAGGAGGTAATCGAGGCCGATGGCCGACAGGGGTTTAGCAAGGGCCGCAATAAAGGTCCAGGCCCAGAAGAGTACACCGATGGCGATAGAAAGCACCACCAGGACCACGACTTCGTTCAGTTTCCAGGAAAACAATTTGTTGTTCCCAGCCATAGATGCTCCTTTCCGGTACATACCGGTCTGTGCGAAAATAATGGCTGTGGGGAATAGTTGATGAGACACATCAGGCTCCCTGCGCTGGCATTACCCAGATCAGGTTCAACGGGTATAATCTCAGGCCCAAAGGACCACCCCACGACAGGAAGCACTGTAGACAGCTTGGGCTATTTTGTCAAGGGAAGGGGTGCTTTGATTATTGGCAGGATGATGATAAATTCTGTTCCTTTACCAATTTCTGAATTCACAAAAATCTTTCCCTTGTGAGTTTCCACTATAATAGTATACGATATTGATAAACCTAACCCTGTACCTTTGCCTGGTTCTTTTGTGGTAAAAAAGGGATCAAAGATTTTATTTCGTATCCCATCGGGAATACCTGGGCCATTGTCCTTTATAGACACCATGACATTGCCCCTTTCTTCCCAGGTTTTAATGATTATACGGCCCCGTTCTTCCTTTTTTGCACCCTCAATGGCTTGGGCGGCGTTGACGAGTAGGTTAAGCCATACTTGGTTTAATTCATTACCCCTGGCCATAATTTTGGGTATTGCCCCGAGTTGTTTTTCCACATCGGCTACATATTTAATCTCGTTCCAGGCAACGACAAGGGTGCTTTCGAGGCCTGCATTAAGATCATACTCATCAAAACCTTCTCCCTGATCAAGCCGTGAAAAGGTTTTTAGGTCCGCCACAATTCTGATGATTCGTTCAAAACCTTCGGCAGACTCAATAAGTATTTCCTGCATTTTATCAATTTGTTTGTTCAGCTGGTTTACAATTGCAGTACCCTGTTCTGAAAGACCCGATTGAGCAAGCTCTTTTATAAGTTCCTGGGTTTTTTCCATGTATTTACCCATTACACTATGGTTGCTCTTAAGAAAGCCCAGGGGATTATTTATTTCATGGGCTACTCCTGCCGCAAGCTGACCGATCGAAGCCATCTTTTCCTGCTGAACCAATATTTCCTGGGTTTTCTGGAGTTTACTGTTCAATTCAGATAGTTCCAGGTTAGTCCGCCATAATTCCCGCTCTTTTTCGATCCGTTCGGTTATGTCATTAATAATCCCCTGCAATTCATGGATTTTTCCATCCTCGCCTCGCAGAACCGCAATGGATTCAAGGCAATACATTAATCTTCCATCAGTACTTGTCAGAATAGTTTCATAAGTTACATAACCCTGATCTAACAGACGTTTTAATCCGACATTCCGGTCTTCGGGGTTATAGAGTAGTTGTTTAAAAGGTTTGCCAATTACTTCATTTTGATTGGTATAACCAAGGGCTTGAAGCCCGGCAGGATTCATACTGGTAATATAATCATCTCCGTCGCAGGTATATATTATATTAGGGGATGAATCAAAGAGATTTTTAAAACGTTTTTCATTAAGTGAAAGCCGTTCAATGAGTTTTTTATTCTCATATTGGGATATGCTCAGCTTTGTTCTAATTGCAAGGATTGTAGCAATCGTTTTGGAAATTTCTTGTAATAGGGAAATAGTTTTTTCATCCCAGGGATTATCTGACCTACCCAGGGCTACATAGCCTTGGAGTGCTGAATTGGGCGGGAAAAGACTGCAACCTGCCCAATAGGATTCTGTTTCACCAAAGGGGGGAATTTTCCAGGGACCGAAGATGCAGGAATCTTTACCGTGAGCTAAAGCAAAGGTCTTTTCTATACTTCTCCAATGAAGGGCCGAAAGCTTTATAGAGTATAAAGAGCCAGAACAGCGTAGATGATATATGCCAGACAGGTCTTTAAAAAAAATCGCCGCTGTCTTTGCTTTCAATAATCTGCAGAGTTCATTAGCTACTAATATATCCGCATGTTCTGTGGTATCCTTTGCATACAATAAAACAATCTCTAATAAGAGTTTGTCTGGACTCATGGTTATTTCTCAATATTGAAATAGGAGAGGATCCCTAATAGATTGAAGATTTGTTCAACCTTAGGCTGCAGTTTTTTAAGAATTACTGGTATTCTTCGCTTATTTGCAGCAACAACCAAATTTGCAAAAATCCCAACACCGGTAGATGAAATATAGACCAGTTTTTCCAGATTAAAGATCAATGTGCTCCTGCTCGGTAGTTCTTCCAAAAGGGTTTCCAGAATTGATTGAGCATCGGCCGAACTGTGAAGATCCAGCTCTCCATCAATATGGATAATCCATTTGTCTATGTCAGAAGAGTTGATCAGCATCTTTGCCATGGAGTGCTTTTGATTAAAATCATTGACCCTGGCTTGAATATCCACAGCAACGTTCCTTTATTTATATAATTCGTGCAGAAAGAATGGTCACATCATCGGTAAAATCTTTGGCTTTAGATAGTTCCAGTGCACGGGTAAGCAGGGCTCGATGGTAATCTGAACTGTAGAGTATTCCTGTAAAAATATCCTTTGGACTTAAGGATACAGGTTGCTGCTCGTGGGTAAATTCAAGAAGTCCGTCGGTATACAGGGTGATCACATCGCCGCTTTGCAGTTGTACCCCCTGTTCAGCATACATCACATTCGATGCATACCCTATGGCAGAACCGGAAACAGGCAGTTCCGCAATGGATGTTCCCCGTAAAATGCAGGGATGGCATTGACCTGCATTGGCATATACAAAGTATTGGGTTTTTACATCGAGAATTCCTGCAAAAAAGGTTATAAGCAGCCCTGTGGTTCTGCGGAGTTCAAAATTCATCCGGTCATTCAGCCAGGACAGGAAACCCGTCGGGGTAATATGTTTAGTAAGATGAGCCCGCACATATTCTGGGTATATGATTGCCTTTAGAATGCCGGTTACAAAGGCTGCCCGGACACCATGCCCAGCCACGTCGCCAATCAGAAGTAGATACCGGTCAGAAGATAGGGTGATGACATCATAATAGTCACCGCCGCAATAGAGTTGGGGCACCGGACGGTAGCTCACCCGGTATTCTACGGTATTTGACTGGGGAAGCACGGGCCTGAGCAGGGCCTTTTGCATTTCTCCTGCCCATTTCAGCTCTTCTTGCATTCTTTTTAAAAGTGCATCATGTTCCCGTTTCAGCATAGCGGTTGTATAGGCTTTGTCTATTTCTGCAATAAGGTATTCCGAATCCCAGGGTTTTAGAATGTAGCTGAATATTCCAGCCCGGACTGCCTTAATGATTTCGTTGGTTTCAGAATAACCTGTCAAGAGTATGGCAAGAATGTGAGGGTAGGTGTCACGGACCACCTGAAGAAAATCAGACCCCTTCATTTGGGGCATCCTCAGGTCAGAAATCACAAGAACTGTATTAGAGCCCTTTTCTTTTAGAATTTCCAGAGCCTTAAGTGAATCAGGAGCAGTCAGAATTGTGATATTCCGTTCTTCTGTCCAAAATTCCAATTCTCTGCTTAAAGCCTTGAGGATATTAGGCTCATCATCTACAAGTAATATGTACTGATTTGCCATATATTTACCTCTCAAATAATTCTTATAGTAATTGTAAAATATCACCCATAGAATTGCAAATATAGAATTGCAAATAAAGAAAAAGATAGGGGCATCAGGTGTCTGTAAAGCATGATGACGGAAACCCCACTCTGTTTTACCTTTCTTGACACTTCCTTTCAATTTGTTTAACTTTAACCTGCGCCTGGATCCTTTCTCGAAAGCATCTATGGACCGGGACGCGGAGAACTATGACACAAGCTCAAGACCCGACCAGTCATGCAGAGAACGGCACGGTCCGTATCGCCCTGCGGGATCTGGTGTATTATTATCCTGCGAGATCTGTTTCTTTGGAGACTTCGCAAGAAACCCCAACTCATCACAATGGCGGTAATGGGTCCCCTGCTCTGAACCATGTATCCTTCACTATTTATGAGGGAGAATACGTCGCCATATTAGGAGCAAACGGCTCAGGCAAAAGCACCCTCTTAAAATGTATCAACGGCCTCTGTACTCCGAAAGCAGGACAGGTTACGATCTATCAGGATGCTGGGGACAGATCCGGCTCATCCCGGTTCGGAAGCCCCATAGCCCTCGACTCTGGCCGACCAAGAAATCTTATCGCCCTCGACCCAGCCATACCTGAAGACCTGTACCGCATCCGTCAGGTAATCGGCACCCTCCTGCAGAACCCTGATGACCAGATTGTGGGCACCGTGGTGGAAGAGGACGTAGCCTATGGACCGGAGAATCAGGGATTACCGCCTGAAGAAATTGCACACCGGGTAGATCAAGCCCTTGCTGCTGTGGCCCTCACCAGCCTTAAAACAAGGCCGCCCCAGTTCCTCTCCGGCGGCGAACGGCAGCGTCTTGCTCTGGCAGGGGTCCTGGCCATGGAAACCCCGGTCCTTGCCCTGGATGAAGCGGCCTCCATGCTCGACGAAGGGAGCCGCCACGCCCTGATGGACTTGTTAGATGAACTTTGGAAGCAGGGCCGCACCATTCTGCACATCACCCATAATCTGGAAGACGCAAGCCGGGCCCAACGCTGTATCGTTCTGTCGAAGGGCCGTCTTGTGTTTAACGGCACACCCCAGGACCTCCTTGTGCATCCTGACCTGGAACGCTGGGGCTTCCGCATCGATCCAGCCCTGGAAACGGTCCGCTACCTGGCCCGGCGGTTCCCCGGATTTCAGCCTGTTTCCCTCGAGGCAGAGGTGGTGGCAGAATCCCTGGCCCGGTATTTGCTGCAAAAAGAGGTGCTTCAGGTTGATGAAATTCTGCGTCCCGCGGCGCCTGTCCTGTCTCTAGTTGCGGCGCCGACTGATGCTATGGCGCGGCCGGCGGCGGCTGGGGCAGCGCTAACGACGCATGAGACGGCGCCGTCGTCGGCGGCCCCCCAATCAGATCTGCCGCCTGCGGTCCACTGCGACCGCCTGTCCCATACCTATCTGGCCGGCACCGCCTTCGCCGCCGCCGGCCTCGAGGATGTTTCCTTTTTCCTGCCTGCGGGCACCCATCTCGCCCTGATAGGCCCCTCGGGCTCAGGAAAATCGACCCTGCTCAGGCACCTGAATGCCATACTTTTACCCACCAGGGGCCAGGTTGCCGTTTTTGGCCAGAACACCCTGGATACCGCCGTCGATCTGCGGGCCCTGCGCCAAAGGTCCGCTCTCGCGGTGCAGAATCCCGAAAGCGCCCTCTTTGAAACCTATGTGGCCGATGAAGTTGCCTACGGCCCCCAGAATACGGGCATTTCCGGAAAAGAACTGGTCCAACGGGTCCGCTCTGCCATGGAACTTGTGGGTCTTCCCTACAGTGAGTACCGGGACCGGCACACGAAACAGCTTTCGGGGGGTGAAAAACGCCGCCTTGCCCTGGCAGGAGTCCTGGCCCTCGATGGGGATCTTCTGCTCCTCGATGAACCTTCGGCCGCTTTGGATGGGGAAGGGCAGGGTCGGGTCCTGGAACTTATAAGCATGCTTAAAGCCCGGGGAAAAACAGTTATTTCGAGCACCCACTCAATGGAAGAAGCGGTTCATCATGACCTGGTGGCGGTTATGCAGGAAGGCCGTATAGCAGCTCTGGGTAGACCTGCCGATATTTTTATTTATAACTGGGATCCCCGATGGAACCTGCGCCAGCCCTGGACGGTTCGATTCTGCCATACCCTGGAACAGAAACTGGAGCGGCCGTGCCTGTTCCCCGGAGAAAGTGCTCTGAGCACTGCGGGCCTTATTGCTGTTCTCGAGTCGGCCCTGCAGGCCCTGCATAAGGATCAGCCGGTTCCCGATCTGGTGATGAGGGGCGAAGCACAGACTGGAGCGGCATTTCATCAATATGAAGGATCCATTCCTTCTGTGCCGGCCTTACCGATACCGAAAGGGCGGCGCAAGACCACGGGTATCGAGTTTTTCCGCAATGTGAATCTGGGACAATTTATCGACATACCTTCACCACTGAGAAACCTGGGGGCGGGCTATAAAATTGCCGCCACAGCCCTCATCCTATTTGCGGTCATCCTGGTGCCGTCACCGCTGTTTACCCTCGCTGTACTCACAGGTATCCTGTTCATTGGTAAGGTCCTCGGACATGTCGGGCCTCAACACCTGCTTCGAGGGTTGTTTCCTGCGGCTCCCTATATACTCTTTATGGTGCTGGTGCAGATTGTTTTTCCCTGGCCTCATGATACAAGCCCCGTGCTCTTTCACCTGGGGTTCATCAATCTCAGCATGATGAAAATTACCCATGTTTTCATGTTGATGAGCAGACTGGCGGCACTGATGGCTCTCATTGCTCTCTTTTCTGCGGTAACTCCCATGGTGGAAAGCATTCAAGCAAGCCGGAAACTGCTCGCCCCCCTGGCCCGATTCGGCATCCCTGTGCAGGATTTTATGCTTATTTTTGGCATCGCCCTGCGTTTTGTGCCCCTCCTCGTAGAAGAGGCTGAACGGATTGTTATCGGCCAGCTTTCCCGAGGGGGCGGTTACCAGGGACGGAACAAACTGCGCTCCGGCTTTGCCCTGGTGGTGCCCCTCTTTTTGCGGGCCCTGGAACGATCTGAGGTGCTGGCCACCGCCATGGAACTGCGGCTGTTCTCGGCACCGTCTTCGGCCAGGCAGTAACGGGATTCTACAAGGTTCTGTATGAACCTTTTAATAGATACTTTAAAAACTGCAGTTTTTTGAGGTATCTCTCATTTATTTTTTTGGAGGCAAGCCTATGGCAGTCCTACCGGTTCGTAAAATTGCGGTGGCAGGAGTTCTGTCCGCAATTGCTATTGTGTTGGGAATAACCCGGCTTGGGTTTATCCCCTGGTTTTCCGGGGCATCGGTTACCATATTACAGGTGCCCGTCATTATTGGTGCAGTCCTGGAGGGACCCTTGGTCGGGTTTATCATCGGACTCCTGTTCGGTCTTTCCAGCCTTTTGCAGGCCGCCATCGCCCCTACGGGCCCGGTGGATGTGGCCTTTACCAATCCCCTCATTTCTGTGGTGCCCCGGCTTTTAATAGGACCTGCGGCATGGTATCTGTACAAGCTGGTTTTGGGACGGAAAGAGCTTAACCAGATTCCTCCGGCTCGATACAGTGCCGCCCTCATCGCCGCCGGTCTTGGGGGGAGCCTGACCAATACGGTTCTTGTCCTTTCAGCCTTGGGTCTTTTTGGCTTTTTCCCCTGGTCCCTGATTTTTACCGTGGCAATCGGCAACGGACCGGCAGAAGCGGCGGTGTCCGCTGCGATAACCCTTATTATTGTGGCGGCCTATACCAGAATCGGTCATGCCATGGGGAAGTCCAAGCTATCTAAACTGGAGGAATAGTTGATGATTATCACTGCGGATTTGCGTAACGGTGGGGTGTCTGTAGGACTTGTTTCTGCGGAGGGCCATTGGCAGGCCATCGTGCGGCTTTCCGCAGTGGACCGCTCGGCCGATGAATGGGCCTTTATAATACGGGCCCTCTTTGCCGAGCGGGGCCTTAACCTGGTTGGGGTGAGCCAGGCCATTCTTTCATCGGTGGTCCCTGCCTGGACCAGCACCTTTGTTATGGTGCTTGAACGGTTTCTCCCCAGGGGAACCCCCTGTCTTGTCGTTGGGCCGGGGATAAAAACCGGTCTGCGGATCCGAACCGATAATCCTGCCGAAGTGGGATCAGACCTGGTGTGCAACGCCGTGGCGGCCAGCGCCCTGGTACGGCCACCCTGTATCATCATCGATTTTGCTACCACCCTTTCCTTTACCGCTCTGGACCGCCAGGGCGACCTGGTAGGGGTGGCCCTGGCCCCGGGCCTCGAAGCGGCTGCTTCGGACCTGAGGCTTCGGGCTGCCCAGATCCCCCAGGTTAAGCTGGAAGAACCGGAACGCGCCCTGGGGAAAAATACCGCTGAATCCATTCGTTCAGGGGTCATGCTTGGATGGGCCGGACTTACGGACAGGTTAATAGTAGAAATTGGCCGTGAAATTGCCCCGCCGGAAACTCCGCCCGTCCTAGTGGGTACCGGCTGGTACGACAGTCCCCCCGTAAAGACCCAGCGAAACATGGACCTCTGGGAAAGCAACCTGGCCATGCAGGGCCTGTACCGGATAGCCATGAAAAACCGGGGATGAGCTTATCCTTTTCGTAATTTTTCTTCTATAAATTCCTGGGGGATGACGCCGGTCTTTTTGCCTGAAAAGGTGTAGATCCTACAGGTGTAGTTGTATGAATCCGGCTTTTGGCCTGTATAAATGTCCACCCCATCAACCAGTATGGTAGGAGAGCCCTGAAAATTCAGGGATTCCGCAAGTTCTGGTGAGGGAACTTCACGAAGCACCAAAGCGGATTCTTCTATCTGTACCGCTTTAAGGGCCGATCTAAGGTTTTCCAGGGTTTTCACCGCATTGGGACAGCCTTCGAAATATTGGAATTCGATCATATCAATATTATATAACTTATTTTGTCATATATAAAGCCCCCGCAGGGGTGGTAGTATTTACATCAATTATTAAGCAATACTGCAATAGTTTTATTGACTAATCCGCATTTATTTTGCGTATTAGTCGTATGAAATGGATTCAACGAGAACTATCAGAACGGCTCCGCACTCTCCTGAATTCGTTTCCGGCCATACTAGTATCTAGGCCCAGACAATGCGGAAAATCAAGCCTTTTAAAAAAGCTTTTCCCTAATATAGTACCGTGTACAACTCTGCGGGATTTTGAATGATGTAGTCAGCCCCTGCTGCTACAAGTTCAGTGGGACCCCGGAAGCCCCAGGAGACACCGACGACGGGACAGCCCACATTGTGGGCGGTCTGGACATCCACCACCGAGTCGCCTACAAAGAGGGTCCCCGGTATTGGGGCCCCAATAGCGTTCATCACCAGACGGCTGAGAGCCGGGTCAGGTTTTTTCGGAGCTCCTGAACGGTCCCCCCGGATGAGGGCAAATTCTATGCCGGGGAACAGTCCTTCTACCACCTGGTGGGCTACCGGATCAGGTTTATTGGTGAGCACCGCCAGCACCAGTCCATCAACATGAAGCCTATGAAGCAGTTCCGGTACGCCCGGATAGGGTTTGGAATATCGGAGGGGAACCTCATCGTAGCGGGCCAGGGCTTCCTGTGCAATCCGGTTCACCAGGGCGGCCCCATCCGAGCCGGCAGTGCTGACGCCCTGGGAAGCAAGGGCCAGTTCTGCGAGGCGATGAATCCCCCAGCCTACCAAGTCGGGGTAGGTCTGAAGGGGCAGAGCCGTAAAGCCATAGGCGGTGAGGGCCCGGTTCATCGCGAGGGCAATATCTTCTATGGTATTAACCAGGGTTCCATCGAGGTCAAAAATGATGTGAGTAATGTCCATAGTTATTGTGGATTATACTTATACCATACAAAGAAGTGTGCTAGCTAGAAGTAATCTTCTACCAGAAATATATACCGATAATTCGGTAACATCAATTTATCGGTGTTTTGATACCGACATTTCGGTATTATTTTGCAGAAAAAAGTCGTTTTAATTTATAAATCATAATAATATAAAGAAATACGATATTGGCATGCTAATTGCTATTATTATAAAACAAACCGTATATAAGGAGTAACTATTATGGTATCTATAGAAAAACGGCTTGCGAAGCACGTATCGGATCTGGCGGTTTTATTTATCAAACTCCATGATTATCATTGGCATGTTCGGGGGCCTCAATTTAAGGTACTCCATGAACTAACTGAAGCCCTCTATGATGGGGTGAACGAGCAGTATGATGCGATCGCAGAACGACTCGTGCAGCTGGGTGGTAAAGCGCCTGCTAGTGCAGCTGTCTATGCACGGGAAAGTTCCATATCCGAAGCTGGTGCTGCTTTCTATACTGCTGATGATATCCTCAGTGGGGTTATCAAGGATTTTGAGTATCTCCTGGGCGAATATAAAGTAACCAGAAAACTGGCTGCAGATATCGATGATGCTGCAACGGATACGCTGTTCGCCGATTATATTAAGGATTTAGAAAAACAGATCTGGATGCTGAAAGCCATGAAAGCCTAGAAGGCTAAGCGTTATGCCCCGGCGTTGCTCATGCTCCGCCGGGGCAGCTTGAACATCTAGAGGCGATTATTCTTTCTCTTCTATGCAGAGGCTTTTATTACGTATCTCCTGTAGAGTTCTAAAGACCAGATACATAACCACCAGAGAAAGTACGACAGCAAGCCCTGAAGCAAAACTTCTATAAAAATAAATTTTTGAGACCCGATACATTAAAATTGTAGAAACCGTCAGGGCCGCCAGAGGAAAAGAGTATGCCCACCATGAAAGGTAAAACTTAATGGTAATAAATTGACGCCATTGCATTAAAACGAGAATAAACAGAAAGATTGCAAAATAAAACATAACCCGTGCGAAACTGTCGAAAGATCCGGTAAGTTTATAATAGGAAATAAAGCCAATCGCAGGCGGGGCAAAGAGAATAAACAAGGTGGGTATAAGCCGTTCTGCTAAAGGTGCATGAAAGATCACTCGATACAAGACAATCGTAAAAAGTACTATCCACAGGATGAATCCGATAGCGAAGAAAAACCAGGAAAGTTCCCGGTAGCCATGCTCTACCCCTGCAATCGGAATCATAATAGATCCTACAACGGGCATGAACCAAGCAGGATTTATATGATGAATTTCAAAATTTTTTGGACCGATCCACGTAGATACCAAACTAAAGATGAATATAGTTTGGATGACCACCCCAATGAGCCAGAACGTTAATGATACCTGTTTTTGGAATGAAAGAAATATTACCGATTGTATTAAAAATATCTTGCTGATGAGGGGATAGAAATTCATCTTAATTGGGTGTGAAAATTCTTTTGCCACTACTTTGGGATAGCGTAATAATCTAATTCCAAATACCATCGCAACTAAAAGGAAAATGACAAGTCCTACACCGGTCAGTATCTGGCTTACCACATACAAAGAATGAAAAAGTTCAGAAAGTTTTACAAATACTAAAGCCAGTCCTGATAGGCCTAGTACTATCGAGAAAAATGAAATAGAAAAATGTTCAAGCCGGGATGATTGCTTCATAGATACATCCTTGATATGTAAAATAGTATATATGAATATACATATATAACATAACTTGTGTCAATATGATGGATACTGTACAACCTTTTCACAAAGGATTCGCTAAAAGGTGACATGCAGGAATTATTCAAGGAGGCTTAAGCTACCCTTTTTATAAGCCTC harbors:
- a CDS encoding ECF transporter S component, whose product is MSHQLFPTAIIFAQTGMYRKGASMAGNNKLFSWKLNEVVVLVVLSIAIGVLFWAWTFIAALAKPLSAIGLDYLLAGVWFIGGTLVAFIIRRPGAALLGEVLAAILEGFITQWGITAAIWGLVQGLGAEVVFAATRYKKWNLPTMLLAALVSSIFSYVLDFFYSQYWTLQAWIWPIQIVSVSVGGLFWAGWLAYRIGRGIIRTGVASNLRCADDLVRDEQAGDRE
- a CDS encoding sensor histidine kinase, which translates into the protein MSPDKLLLEIVLLYAKDTTEHADILVANELCRLLKAKTAAIFFKDLSGIYHLRCSGSLYSIKLSALHWRSIEKTFALAHGKDSCIFGPWKIPPFGETESYWAGCSLFPPNSALQGYVALGRSDNPWDEKTISLLQEISKTIATILAIRTKLSISQYENKKLIERLSLNEKRFKNLFDSSPNIIYTCDGDDYITSMNPAGLQALGYTNQNEVIGKPFKQLLYNPEDRNVGLKRLLDQGYVTYETILTSTDGRLMYCLESIAVLRGEDGKIHELQGIINDITERIEKERELWRTNLELSELNSKLQKTQEILVQQEKMASIGQLAAGVAHEINNPLGFLKSNHSVMGKYMEKTQELIKELAQSGLSEQGTAIVNQLNKQIDKMQEILIESAEGFERIIRIVADLKTFSRLDQGEGFDEYDLNAGLESTLVVAWNEIKYVADVEKQLGAIPKIMARGNELNQVWLNLLVNAAQAIEGAKKEERGRIIIKTWEERGNVMVSIKDNGPGIPDGIRNKIFDPFFTTKEPGKGTGLGLSISYTIIVETHKGKIFVNSEIGKGTEFIIILPIIKAPLPLTK
- a CDS encoding STAS domain-containing protein, with the protein product MDIQARVNDFNQKHSMAKMLINSSDIDKWIIHIDGELDLHSSADAQSILETLLEELPSRSTLIFNLEKLVYISSTGVGIFANLVVAANKRRIPVILKKLQPKVEQIFNLLGILSYFNIEK
- a CDS encoding PP2C family protein-serine/threonine phosphatase, whose product is MANQYILLVDDEPNILKALSRELEFWTEERNITILTAPDSLKALEILKEKGSNTVLVISDLRMPQMKGSDFLQVVRDTYPHILAILLTGYSETNEIIKAVRAGIFSYILKPWDSEYLIAEIDKAYTTAMLKREHDALLKRMQEELKWAGEMQKALLRPVLPQSNTVEYRVSYRPVPQLYCGGDYYDVITLSSDRYLLLIGDVAGHGVRAAFVTGILKAIIYPEYVRAHLTKHITPTGFLSWLNDRMNFELRRTTGLLITFFAGILDVKTQYFVYANAGQCHPCILRGTSIAELPVSGSAIGYASNVMYAEQGVQLQSGDVITLYTDGLLEFTHEQQPVSLSPKDIFTGILYSSDYHRALLTRALELSKAKDFTDDVTILSARII
- a CDS encoding energy-coupling factor transporter ATPase, whose translation is MTQAQDPTSHAENGTVRIALRDLVYYYPARSVSLETSQETPTHHNGGNGSPALNHVSFTIYEGEYVAILGANGSGKSTLLKCINGLCTPKAGQVTIYQDAGDRSGSSRFGSPIALDSGRPRNLIALDPAIPEDLYRIRQVIGTLLQNPDDQIVGTVVEEDVAYGPENQGLPPEEIAHRVDQALAAVALTSLKTRPPQFLSGGERQRLALAGVLAMETPVLALDEAASMLDEGSRHALMDLLDELWKQGRTILHITHNLEDASRAQRCIVLSKGRLVFNGTPQDLLVHPDLERWGFRIDPALETVRYLARRFPGFQPVSLEAEVVAESLARYLLQKEVLQVDEILRPAAPVLSLVAAPTDAMARPAAAGAALTTHETAPSSAAPQSDLPPAVHCDRLSHTYLAGTAFAAAGLEDVSFFLPAGTHLALIGPSGSGKSTLLRHLNAILLPTRGQVAVFGQNTLDTAVDLRALRQRSALAVQNPESALFETYVADEVAYGPQNTGISGKELVQRVRSAMELVGLPYSEYRDRHTKQLSGGEKRRLALAGVLALDGDLLLLDEPSAALDGEGQGRVLELISMLKARGKTVISSTHSMEEAVHHDLVAVMQEGRIAALGRPADIFIYNWDPRWNLRQPWTVRFCHTLEQKLERPCLFPGESALSTAGLIAVLESALQALHKDQPVPDLVMRGEAQTGAAFHQYEGSIPSVPALPIPKGRRKTTGIEFFRNVNLGQFIDIPSPLRNLGAGYKIAATALILFAVILVPSPLFTLAVLTGILFIGKVLGHVGPQHLLRGLFPAAPYILFMVLVQIVFPWPHDTSPVLFHLGFINLSMMKITHVFMLMSRLAALMALIALFSAVTPMVESIQASRKLLAPLARFGIPVQDFMLIFGIALRFVPLLVEEAERIVIGQLSRGGGYQGRNKLRSGFALVVPLFLRALERSEVLATAMELRLFSAPSSARQ
- a CDS encoding ECF transporter S component — protein: MAVLPVRKIAVAGVLSAIAIVLGITRLGFIPWFSGASVTILQVPVIIGAVLEGPLVGFIIGLLFGLSSLLQAAIAPTGPVDVAFTNPLISVVPRLLIGPAAWYLYKLVLGRKELNQIPPARYSAALIAAGLGGSLTNTVLVLSALGLFGFFPWSLIFTVAIGNGPAEAAVSAAITLIIVAAYTRIGHAMGKSKLSKLEE
- a CDS encoding type III pantothenate kinase, translating into MIITADLRNGGVSVGLVSAEGHWQAIVRLSAVDRSADEWAFIIRALFAERGLNLVGVSQAILSSVVPAWTSTFVMVLERFLPRGTPCLVVGPGIKTGLRIRTDNPAEVGSDLVCNAVAASALVRPPCIIIDFATTLSFTALDRQGDLVGVALAPGLEAAASDLRLRAAQIPQVKLEEPERALGKNTAESIRSGVMLGWAGLTDRLIVEIGREIAPPETPPVLVGTGWYDSPPVKTQRNMDLWESNLAMQGLYRIAMKNRG
- a CDS encoding alkylmercury lyase; amino-acid sequence: MIEFQYFEGCPNAVKTLENLRSALKAVQIEESALVLREVPSPELAESLNFQGSPTILVDGVDIYTGQKPDSYNYTCRIYTFSGKKTGVIPQEFIEEKLRKG
- a CDS encoding HAD family hydrolase; the encoded protein is MDITHIIFDLDGTLVNTIEDIALAMNRALTAYGFTALPLQTYPDLVGWGIHRLAELALASQGVSTAGSDGAALVNRIAQEALARYDEVPLRYSKPYPGVPELLHRLHVDGLVLAVLTNKPDPVAHQVVEGLFPGIEFALIRGDRSGAPKKPDPALSRLVMNAIGAPIPGTLFVGDSVVDVQTAHNVGCPVVGVSWGFRGPTELVAAGADYIIQNPAELYTVLY
- a CDS encoding Dps family protein, giving the protein MVSIEKRLAKHVSDLAVLFIKLHDYHWHVRGPQFKVLHELTEALYDGVNEQYDAIAERLVQLGGKAPASAAVYARESSISEAGAAFYTADDILSGVIKDFEYLLGEYKVTRKLAADIDDAATDTLFADYIKDLEKQIWMLKAMKA